GTGGTGCACGAGGGTATCCTTTACGATATCGCTGCAGTCGAGAATCGCAAGACACTGGTTGGGGCCTGGGACCTCAACGCAAGTGATTCTGAATCAGCGTATCTTGGAGCCTCGGAAACAGCTGATGTTCATAATACGCGTTGGAGCGCCTCTCCAGAGAATCAGCGGATCTTTGTGAGCTCGGACTCTACTGAGATTGCGGTGTTCACTATGAGTTCACCTCCTACGCTCGAGCAGATGTGGGATGTGGAACATCTGATGTTGGACCCGACTGGGTCGTTCAGCCACACGATTTCTGGGGATTGGTTAATCCTCACATTCCGGGTTCCGGGTCGAGATGACCGGGCCTACTACGTATTAGATGCCAGTGCCACAGAACTCACCTGTCTTGGTAAAATCGCAGACGGGGAGTTCAATCTCAACGGCCAAGACCAGGTGGAATTCACCGGTATTGGTGATGAAGTCTTCGTGTCTTACGGCGAATCTGACATCATTGATAATGTGGTAAATCTACGATCGATGCGTCGAAGCGACTTCCAATTGGTAGATTGCGATCAGTAACTTTCACAAAGTGACTGGCTTTCTATCGAGTTGGCACGTAGCGTGCCGAACTTTCGTGGTGTAGGTCTAAGAACTATCGTATACCTTCTAGTCTCCAAGAGAGAACCGGAGGTAGATGATGGAAATGAGCCGACTCCACCACCTTGTGTTGGAAGCGTTGACACGCCAAGACGAGCTTGATCCCGCGATCGCGAGGCTGATCAATGCCGCATTCAGCTCTGCCGAGGAGCTAGAATACGCGCTAAAGTCCACACAGGAACTCGATGAGAAGTCCCACGTGGAGGAGGACGCCCCAGAAGTACCCAAGGCCTTCCTCAAGAAGGTGGAGGTCACGGGGTTTCGGGGCGTCGGTCCAAAGACCGTGGTTCACTTTCATCCCGGGCCTGGCCTTACCCTTGTGGTGGGTCGCAACGGCAGCGGAAAGTCCTCGATTGCCGAGGCGCTCGAAGTTGTTCTCACGGGAGATAGTTTCCGGTGGAGCAACCGTAGCGCGAAGACAGATTGGCTTCGTGGTTGGAAGAACTTGCACAGCGCTGCGCGCCCCACCGTCAGTGCGACTTTACTCATCAATGGTCAGCCGACGCCCCTCGAAATCAAGCGCCAATGGGAGGACGATGCCGACCACCATCAGTCCACGCTTAGCGTCAAACATCTGAAGGACGAAGAGCCCGATTTCTCCGAAGTGGGCTGGAAAGACGCTGTCACAACCTTTCGCCCGCTGCTCTCGTACAATGAGTTAGGTGCGCAGCTCGACAAGGGGCCGGCCTCGCTTTTTGACTCACTGGACGCGGTCCTCGGTCTGGACGAGCTCACAAAAGTTAAGGGCCTGCTCGCCGACGCCCGGAAGAAACGAGAAACCCACGCGAAGGCGGCCAAAACGGCCAAGGCTGAGGCGAAAGCATTGGCCGAGCAGTCCGACGATCCGCGTGCTGACGCGGCGCTCAAGCTTCTGAAATCTCGTAAGCCTAACCTCGAGGAAGTCGAGGCGCTGATCGAAGGAGAGCCGGAAGATGAGTCTCGACTGCAGAAGCTCAAGTCGGCGGCGCAACTCAAGTGCCCTCCCGCGGAACGCGTCTTGGAGGCGGCCGAGAATTTGCGAGAGGCCCTCAAACATCTGGAGTCTCTGGAGGGTACGCAGGTGGCGATTGATACCGAAGCGGCCTCACTGATTCTGGGCGCCATCAAGGTGGTGGAGCGCACGCAGAACGAATCCTGTCCGGTGTGTCAGGTGGGCAAGCTTGACGCGGCGTGGATTGAGGAGGCCAAGACAAAGCTCAAGTCCATGGAAGACCAGAAGAACCAGATGGCCAGCGCGCGTGCTGCGCTTCGAAAGGCTGCAAGTGATGCACAGATGCTCGTAGGACAGGCGAGCACTTTGCCCGCTGGGTTGGAGCTTGGCTCGTTGGAAGTAGCTGCAAAGGCACTTCAGGCATGGAAAGACCTACCTGCAGAGCGCGAGCTTCCGCTGCACCTAATGACGCGGTTTGACGCCCTGCAGGCCGCGTATCAGGCGGTTCGAGACGAAGCGCAGAGTATCCTGCAAACCCTTGAAACTCAGTGGCGGCCCGTTAAAAAGGCTCTGGGCACCTTCTTAGATGCGTCCAGAGAGGCGGAAACGGTGGACGAGGATATCCAAGCGCTCAAGGACTCTGAGAGCTGGTTGGTGGCCTTTGAAGATCAGGTTCGACAAGAGCGTTTTGCCCCCATTGCGGCGCGCACTCAGGAGATCTGGGACCTTCTAAAGCAACAATCGAATATCTCACTCGAGGACATCAAACTTACCGGCAAAGGGACGAAGCGAAAGGTGGACATGAAGGTGAACGTGGATGACCAGGAGGCCGTGGCGCTCGGGGTCATGAGCCAGGGTGAGCTCCACTCACTGCTCCTTAGTCTATTCCTACCGCGCCTGACCCTGGATGAGAGTCCGTTTTCGTTCGTGGTGCTCGACGACCCGGTTCAGGCCATGGACCCGGCCAAGGTGGATGGATTAGCTCGTGTCTTGGAGGATACTGCGAAGACACACCAGGTGATCGTGTTCACCCACGACACCCGACTTGTGGACGCGGTGCGTCGACTCAGAATTCCCGCGCATATCAAGAGTGTGAGTAGACAAAAACGTTCAAAAGTCAGCGTCGAATCCACTAAATCGCCAGCCTGGCAACTGATTGAGGATGCTCTTAATATTGCGAGCAACTCAGATCAGATGGCGCCCCGTATCGCTCAGCGCGTGGTGCCGGGCCTATGCCGCAGCGCCCTTGAACTCGCCTTCAAAGAGATGGCCTGGGAGACCATGCTCAACAACGGTGTCTCACATCAGGAGTGCGAAACCCGCATCAACACGGCCAAGAAGACGCTCGACCTCGCGCGCCTTGCCCTCTTCGGGGACAATGTCGCCACGGATCCGTATCAAACTCTGGACAACAAGTATCATCGTCGCGTTTCTGGACCGCTGAGAACGACCATCAAGCACGCGCATGAGCCTTACGCGGGCGATTTGAACCTGCTCATCGAAGACACAAAAGCCGCGCTCAAAGAGTTGGGGGCCACATGAACCATTTGGAGCTCATGCTTTCTGAAGCCCGCAAGCTTATTGGCGCCGCCCCGACGGACGGGCAGAACAAGATGCGGAGCGCGGCCATTGTGACGAGACAGGTGCTCGAAGAGGCGCTTGTGGAGCACATGGAGAAGAAATACGACAAGATCAGACAGCCAAATTTCAACGCCATCCTTGTCACGCTCGAGTACCTCTCGGCTGAGCAAGACAAAGAGATCCTCCGCCAGGTCGCGTGGACATGGTCCGCTCTTTCCAATGCCTGCCACGCGCATGCGTACGCGCTCGAGCCCACGGCAGCCGAGGTGGAACGATGGATCGAGGTTGTTGATAAGTTTCTAAAGCTAGGCTGAACCCATCTATTGAATCGCGATCGCCATTGTGGTGTTTTAACATGGTTACTTGGGCACCAAATTGGAGGAACGAACAATGAGAAATGTTTTTTGGATGGTTGCGATGTTGTTCTTGGTGGGTTGCGGGCAAGAGGATGAGCCCAAGAGCACAGAGTCCTGCCAAGGATTAGACGCTGAAGCTTGTGAGGCGGTCGAGACGTGTGCTTTCACCACCGAGTGTGTTGTGGCTCCCACTGAGGCCGAATGCCTTGCGATGGATGAGGACCAATGCCTCCTCAGCGAGATCTGTAGGCCAAAATACGGGGCGGCGCTTCAAGAGGACAAGTTCTGCGCGATTCCGACGTTTTTCTCATGCGAGCGATACGAGCAATGCAATAACCTAACCCCTGTGTTCAGGCGTGATGACGGACTTTGCGCGAAGTTCAACAACGATTGTATGCCTTCGGTGGGGGACTGGACTCAGGGTCCGAACGGGGGATTTGATATTGCCCCCGGCGATTGCGGTATCCCCGCGTTTCTGGACTCCGGAGCCTTTAACACGTGCCTCGACTGGGAAGGCACGGAAGGAAAGCCCACATCCCCCGAGTTTCATACGGAACCAAGTTTGGACTTTGGCGAGGTCGAAATTGCCGGAACCGCGACTCAGGATCTTCAGTTCGCGAACGCCGGAACGCCCGTGACTATCACTGCTATTGAGCTTGAAAGTGATCAATTTAGTTTCGTTCCGATCGAACTACCTCTCGTCCTTGACCAGGGCGAGGTCCATACCCTAGAAGTTACGGCGTCGCCCACAACCTCCGGGGTTTTGACGGGCGGCATCAAGTTCATCAGTGATTCAGGACTTCTTCAAGAGGTTCCACTGAGCGTTACAACACCGTAGAGAGATGGGAGAAAAATGAAGTTTTACACTAATCCGTTGAGCCGTGGACAAATGGCTCGTTGGGCTTTGCACGAGGTCGGGGCCCAGTATGAAGAAGTTCTGCTCGAGTACGATGGCTCAATGAAGTCGGCCGAGTACCTGGCGATCAACCCGATGGGAAAAGTGCCCTGCATTGAGCACGAAGGAAATATCGTTACGGAGGCAGCCGCCATCTGTCTCTACCTCGCCGATGCCTTCCCCAAGGCGGGGCTCGGCCCGAAAAACCTGGCCGAGAGAGCGGCCATGTTGAGGTGGTCGTTCTTTGCGGCTGGCCCACTTGAGCAGGCAGTGATCAATCGGGCGTTAGGCTTCGAGGTCGGGGACGACGCGATGAAGCAGCGACAAGCTGGATACGGCACCTATGACGGATGCGTGGAGGTTTTGAGCCAACACTTTGCGGCGCATGATTACGTGTGTGGAGACCGGTTTACGATTGCGGATGTCTATGTGGGCTCCCATGTAGACTGGGGAATGACATTCGGCTCCCTTCCGGAGAGGCCTTCCTTTCTTGCTTATGCTGAAAGGTTGCGCGCTCGCTCAGCTTACAAA
This Microvenator marinus DNA region includes the following protein-coding sequences:
- a CDS encoding AAA family ATPase, with the protein product MMEMSRLHHLVLEALTRQDELDPAIARLINAAFSSAEELEYALKSTQELDEKSHVEEDAPEVPKAFLKKVEVTGFRGVGPKTVVHFHPGPGLTLVVGRNGSGKSSIAEALEVVLTGDSFRWSNRSAKTDWLRGWKNLHSAARPTVSATLLINGQPTPLEIKRQWEDDADHHQSTLSVKHLKDEEPDFSEVGWKDAVTTFRPLLSYNELGAQLDKGPASLFDSLDAVLGLDELTKVKGLLADARKKRETHAKAAKTAKAEAKALAEQSDDPRADAALKLLKSRKPNLEEVEALIEGEPEDESRLQKLKSAAQLKCPPAERVLEAAENLREALKHLESLEGTQVAIDTEAASLILGAIKVVERTQNESCPVCQVGKLDAAWIEEAKTKLKSMEDQKNQMASARAALRKAASDAQMLVGQASTLPAGLELGSLEVAAKALQAWKDLPAERELPLHLMTRFDALQAAYQAVRDEAQSILQTLETQWRPVKKALGTFLDASREAETVDEDIQALKDSESWLVAFEDQVRQERFAPIAARTQEIWDLLKQQSNISLEDIKLTGKGTKRKVDMKVNVDDQEAVALGVMSQGELHSLLLSLFLPRLTLDESPFSFVVLDDPVQAMDPAKVDGLARVLEDTAKTHQVIVFTHDTRLVDAVRRLRIPAHIKSVSRQKRSKVSVESTKSPAWQLIEDALNIASNSDQMAPRIAQRVVPGLCRSALELAFKEMAWETMLNNGVSHQECETRINTAKKTLDLARLALFGDNVATDPYQTLDNKYHRRVSGPLRTTIKHAHEPYAGDLNLLIEDTKAALKELGAT
- a CDS encoding glutathione S-transferase family protein; protein product: MKFYTNPLSRGQMARWALHEVGAQYEEVLLEYDGSMKSAEYLAINPMGKVPCIEHEGNIVTEAAAICLYLADAFPKAGLGPKNLAERAAMLRWSFFAAGPLEQAVINRALGFEVGDDAMKQRQAGYGTYDGCVEVLSQHFAAHDYVCGDRFTIADVYVGSHVDWGMTFGSLPERPSFLAYAERLRARSAYKEARSIDAKLGAQ